One window of Quercus robur chromosome 12, dhQueRobu3.1, whole genome shotgun sequence genomic DNA carries:
- the LOC126709186 gene encoding protein LPA3-like, giving the protein MLSVTTTAFVSKVPIAFPSLPPPNPNVSTCGINNDGQIGLQRVTASKTNSLRLRLVTNSVSGDSSASVDVDVPFPSDYFELLQQARKATELALKDNRQLMEIEFPTAGLESVPGDGEGGIEMTGSMQLIREFCDSFINPEKATRTRIFFPEASEVQFARQSAFGGASFKLDYLTKPSFFEDFGFSEKVKMADRVKPEDELFLVAYPYFNVNEMLVVEELYKEAVENTARKLIIFNGELDRIRSGYYPSFFYPKLAKLSKTLLPMMETVYYIHNFKGRNGGILFRCYPGPWKVLRKVGSKYICLHQQEVMPSLKEVALDILISA; this is encoded by the exons ATGTTATCCGTAACCACAACTGCATTTGTTTCCAAGGTTCCGAttgcttttccttctcttccACCACCAAATCCAAATGTAAGTACGTGCGGAATAAACAATGATGGGCAAATTGGTCTTCAAAGAGTCACTGCGTCTAAAACTAATAGTCTCAGACTCAGACTAGTCACTAACTCGGTTTCTGGGGATAGCAGTGCCTCAGTTGACGTTGATGTGCCATTCCCTAGTGATTATTTTGAGCTTCTTCAACAA GCCAGAAAAGCAACTGAATTGGCTTTAAAGGATAACAGACAGTTGATG GAGATTGAATTTCCAACTGCCGGACTTGAATCTGTACCAG GTGATGGGGAAGGAGGAATAGAAATGACTGGAAGTATGCAATTGATTCGTGAATTTTGTGACAGCTTCATAAATCCAGAGAAAGCCACACGCACCAGAATC ttcTTCCCAGAGGCCAGTGAAGTTCAATTTGCAAGACAATCAGCCTTTGGAGGAGCCTCCTTTAAGTTGGACTATTTGACGAAGCCATCATTTTTTGAGGATTTTGGTTTTTCCGAAAAGGTGAAAATGGCAGATCGAGTGAAGCCAGAGGATGAACTGTTCTTGGTTGCCTATCCATATTTCAATGTCAATG AAATGCTTGTGGTAGAAGAGCTGTACAAAGAAGCTGTTGAGAACACAGCCAGAAAACTGATTATTTTTAATGGAGAACTTGACCGTATAAGATCTGGAT ATTATCCATCTTTCTTCTACCCGAAGCTGGCCAAACTTTCCAAGACCCTCCTGCCTATGATGGAGACTGTATATTACATTCACAATTTCAAGGGACGCAATGGAGGAATCCTTTTCAG GTGCTACCCTGGTCCCTGGAAGGTCCTAAGAAAAGTGGGGAGTAAATATATATGTCTACATCAGCAGGAAGTTATGCCATCCCTCAAGGAAGTTGCCTTGGATATTCTAATCTCAGCTTGA